ATTCCGAACGCCAACGACGGTTCGCTCGAAGCTTCGGGCGGCCTGTTGATGGGCGCTTTCGGCACCGGTTTCCAGGAATTCACCGGCGACGGTGGACTCTTCCAGGTCAAGAGCAAAAACCCGTACTTTGCCGATACGTTGACCTTCATCAAGGGCAATCACACGATCAAGGGCGGCGGCGAACTTCGCATGCGCTTCCTGAACACGATCGACGGCGGACGCTCGGGCGCGCTCAAAGGGCAGTTCCAGTATGGCGACAACGGTCCGGCGACCGGCCCGAACGCGGCCTGTCCGGCGGGCTCCGGAACGACTACGGACTGCTTCGTGCGTCCGGACGGAATTCCGTACGGCGGCACCGGAAACGCGACGGCCAACATTCTTCTTGGCCTGCCGGCTCTTCAGGCCGGAAAGGGCTCGATCAACGGCGGCCCGTTCAATCTGCGTTCGCAGGAATGGGGCTTCTTCATTCAGGACGACTGGAAAGTCAACGATCGTTTGAACTTCAACCTCGGACTTCGCTATGACGTGTTCACGCCGTGGTCGGAAAAGGACGGACGCTACAGTCTTTATGACGTTTCGCAGCGCAAGATCCTGACCGCCAGCGGCGGCGGCGACGGAATCGTCAAGACCGATTTGAACAACTTCGGACCGCGTGTCGGTTTTGCTCTCGCCTTGAACGATGAAAAGACGATGGTGATCCGCGGCGGCTACGGACTGATGTACACGCTCGACGGAACCGATTATCCGCCGGGAGTCAGAAACGCTCCGAACTCGAGCAAGACCCTTTTTGATCAGATCGATTGGGGATCGGGCCGCATTGCCGGTCCCGCTTACGGAATCACGCTCGGACCGCCGCCGGTACCGACCGCAGCGGACCCGAACAACATTCCGTCCGGACTTTCGGTCTATGCGCTCGACCTCGATCAGCGCAACGGAATGGTCAACCAGTTCCAGGCTGAATTCCAATATCAGTTTATGAAGGATTATTCGCTCAGCGTTGCCTACGTCGGCAATCGTGCGAACAATCTCCTTTATTCATCGAATATTGGTTCAGGCGGAACGGGCGCGGCGCGAAACGCCGCCGGCCAAACGCTCGGCGAAGCGATCCTTTATACCAACGGCGCGAGATCGCAGTATGACGGTATTCAGGTTCAGGTTCAGAAGCGTCTCTCGAACAACTTCCAGGGACAGATCAACTACACGTACAGCAATACGAAGGACAACTCGACCGGTGTTTTCAACGGTCTTGGAGACCAGCGCACGAGCCGTCAAGGACCTCTCAATCCGTTCGATCTGAACGCCGATTGGGGCAACTCTTCGCTCGATACGCGTCAGCTGATCAACGGCAGCGTTCTCATCGATCTCCCGTTCGGAAAGGGCAAGACCTATCTGAATCAGGGCGGCGCGGTGAACGCGATCTTCGGCGGATGGCAGATGAACTGGATCGTCACGGGACGTACCGGCCTTCCGTTCAGCGTTGTCAGCGACAACAACGGTCTCGGCCGTCCGTCGCTGATCGGTGATCCGTTCAAGAACGTTCCGAACGGCAAGTACCTGAATCCGGCAGCGTTCAGCACCACCACGGGCATTACGACCTTGGTGAACGGCGCCGGAAACACGATCCGATTTGGTAATCTCGGACGCAACACGTTCCGCGGCCCGTCACAGTGGTTCGCCGATATGTCGATGTTCAAGAATACCCAATTGACCGAGAAATTCAGACTCCAGCTTGGAATCGAGTTTTACAATGTGTTCAATCGGACCAATTTCACGGTTCCGAACAACAACATCGGTAACGCTTCGAGCCCGAATGGAGACTTCGGTGAGATCAAGTACAACGCTTACTCGGGTCGTGTGATCCAATACCGTTTGAAGCTTCTTTTCTAAAGAGAGGTTTCGCTCATTGAAAGAAAGGCTTTGGGTGCAATTTACCTGAAGCCTTTTTGTTTATATCGATTGCGGGGTTCGGTGCAAAGTATTCAAATGAGGAAGTTCGTCTATGTCCTGTCAGCGTTGCTCACGGCGGTTTTCGGCGCCGTCGCGCAGACGCCGGAAGCGACGCCCGTTGCCGTCAGACGAACCCACGTCGATCGTTTTCGCTCTCCCGAATCCCGTGCGCTGAAGACCGAAGCCGAAGCTACCGAAAAGTTGAAGCAGAACCCGGCATCTGCGGAAACGGTAAACGACCGGGCGGTCGCGAGAATGCGGCTTCAAAATTTCTCTGGCGCGCTTGATGATCTCAAGCGCGCCGTTGAACTCGATCCGAAAAACGCGGAGTATCGTGCCAATCTGGGATACGTGCTCTGGAAGGTTGGCCGCGGCGAAGATGCGATTGCCGCCGAACGCGAGGCGCTTCGGCTCGACGAAAAGAACTACACCGCAAATTATCAGCTCGGACGATTTCTGCTTCGCACGGGCGATCGCCAGGTACTGCCGGAAGCGATCCAGAAGTTCAAGCGCGCCCTCGAACTCGACCCAAGGCTCTATGAAGTTCGTTTCGAACTGATCGCGGCCTATCGCGAGATCGGCGATTTGGCCTCGGCCGGCAATCAGCTCGCGCTGCTTCAAGACGCAAAGCCATCCGAACCTCGGGTGATTT
The DNA window shown above is from Acidobacteriota bacterium and carries:
- a CDS encoding TonB-dependent receptor, translating into MTDSANIAKLLRTLAGSLLVVLSVAVLAMAQTNKATISGTVTDSQGAVVGGAKVTVKNTATGVAREVTTGTEGYYEVPLLEIGSYSVTVSKQGFSTVKRDSITLQTSTETRVDVQLQVGEITNEVIVTSEAPLVQTETSERGSVISGREITELPISGRNFTQLATLTPGVVRSSNVGVGGGPEARSFNNGDTRAGNGGPGGSNENGSTESSRFSRSGGANISANGQRATNNNFSLDGVDNNEPQFGTIGVFTNPDSIAEFKVSTSVPQAEIGRGSGAIVTVTTKSGGNAFSGSLYYYGQNSALNSYSPVLKTKLAEILATNNPNPLAVDALQKATQQIHEFGGTFGGPIIKDRTFFFFDYLGQRNNLPFPTDTAVPTAGARNGDFSQYPTIRDPRTGLAFINNQIPSARISTVGQKYLQAFPLPNLNVFSPGKFCNCNGANYFTQRSNTEEINNYRIRIDHRFNDKNSITGSFNDQRLTTLRANILPGNIPTAGFGAGEERGNTRLITVSDIHTFKPNLLNEFRFGMSEIQISIFNCGVGGACGVSPTFSRDIGIPNANDGSLEASGGLLMGAFGTGFQEFTGDGGLFQVKSKNPYFADTLTFIKGNHTIKGGGELRMRFLNTIDGGRSGALKGQFQYGDNGPATGPNAACPAGSGTTTDCFVRPDGIPYGGTGNATANILLGLPALQAGKGSINGGPFNLRSQEWGFFIQDDWKVNDRLNFNLGLRYDVFTPWSEKDGRYSLYDVSQRKILTASGGGDGIVKTDLNNFGPRVGFALALNDEKTMVIRGGYGLMYTLDGTDYPPGVRNAPNSSKTLFDQIDWGSGRIAGPAYGITLGPPPVPTAADPNNIPSGLSVYALDLDQRNGMVNQFQAEFQYQFMKDYSLSVAYVGNRANNLLYSSNIGSGGTGAARNAAGQTLGEAILYTNGARSQYDGIQVQVQKRLSNNFQGQINYTYSNTKDNSTGVFNGLGDQRTSRQGPLNPFDLNADWGNSSLDTRQLINGSVLIDLPFGKGKTYLNQGGAVNAIFGGWQMNWIVTGRTGLPFSVVSDNNGLGRPSLIGDPFKNVPNGKYLNPAAFSTTTGITTLVNGAGNTIRFGNLGRNTFRGPSQWFADMSMFKNTQLTEKFRLQLGIEFYNVFNRTNFTVPNNNIGNASSPNGDFGEIKYNAYSGRVIQYRLKLLF